The Rhodococcus triatomae genome includes a window with the following:
- a CDS encoding alpha/beta fold hydrolase, with translation MTAPHVVLVHGAWAGPWVWDNVVGPLRAAGAIPHTPALPGVGTWAADEEITLDTVADTVSALVASLDGPVFLVGHSGGGGVVTAVAERLHERIAGVAYVAGMMLESGRTFGDLCEEIGLHPPVGISKWLRPTADGRGTTVPVEAGAAVFFHGAGAEDAIGAARRLVPQLETARLIAPVWSPGRFGRLPRLYIEATEDRTLPLAAQREMQQRVPGAQVVSLACDHAPQLSATSALVEALVRFTLGAEPERGQREADRAANRRRALRT, from the coding sequence ATGACCGCCCCGCACGTCGTGCTCGTCCACGGGGCATGGGCGGGACCGTGGGTGTGGGACAACGTCGTCGGGCCACTCCGCGCAGCGGGGGCCATTCCGCACACACCGGCACTTCCCGGGGTCGGCACCTGGGCCGCCGACGAGGAGATCACCCTCGACACCGTCGCCGACACCGTGTCCGCACTCGTCGCCTCCCTCGACGGCCCGGTGTTCCTGGTCGGGCACTCGGGCGGTGGCGGCGTCGTCACCGCCGTCGCCGAGCGACTGCACGAGCGGATCGCCGGGGTCGCCTACGTGGCCGGGATGATGCTCGAATCCGGCCGGACGTTCGGTGATCTGTGCGAGGAGATCGGCCTGCACCCACCTGTCGGGATCTCGAAGTGGTTGCGGCCCACGGCAGACGGGCGGGGGACGACGGTGCCGGTGGAGGCCGGGGCGGCTGTCTTCTTCCACGGCGCCGGTGCCGAGGATGCGATCGGTGCTGCCCGGCGCCTGGTGCCGCAACTCGAGACGGCCCGGCTCATCGCACCCGTCTGGAGCCCGGGACGGTTCGGCCGGCTGCCCCGCCTGTACATCGAGGCGACCGAGGACAGAACTCTTCCGCTCGCGGCCCAGCGGGAGATGCAGCAGCGGGTACCCGGCGCACAGGTGGTCAGCCTCGCCTGCGACCACGCGCCGCAACTGTCCGCCACCTCCGCGCTGGTCGAGGCGCTGGTGCGG
- a CDS encoding isopenicillin N synthase family dioxygenase, translating to MTDTPSRQDEPFEVPVIDIRPYIDGGSRTDRDRVAWEIDRACEQVGFIQILGHGIPDDVLDGLAGAVDSFFGLPLAEKKAYRVEGANRGYSPPKSESLSLSLGVESSGRMNDFFEAFNVGVEARSFTALDLHERDYGVNVWPDVADFRPRVERYFAHAARVARTLTTIFADALGESDDYFDPLTDHSIDVLRMNNYALPEGPVTLDGDLTGMGEHTDFGIVTVLWADRVAGLQVLGTDGVWHDVAPAENALLINLGDLTARLTNDRWMSTLHRVKPPVVDGTIMRRRSVAFFHDGNADAVISTLPSHLDADGGLAYEPITVRDHIAAKLAGSRQGKANTAAVREAARVLAAHGATNDGGTGR from the coding sequence GTGACCGACACACCCAGCCGACAGGACGAACCGTTCGAGGTTCCGGTGATCGACATCCGTCCCTACATCGACGGGGGTTCGCGTACCGATCGCGACCGGGTGGCGTGGGAGATCGACCGCGCCTGCGAACAGGTGGGCTTCATCCAGATCCTCGGGCACGGCATACCCGACGACGTCCTCGACGGGCTGGCCGGTGCGGTGGACTCGTTCTTCGGCCTCCCCCTCGCCGAGAAGAAGGCCTATCGCGTCGAGGGTGCCAACCGCGGGTACAGCCCGCCGAAGAGCGAGTCGCTGAGCCTGAGTCTCGGCGTCGAATCGTCCGGGCGGATGAACGACTTCTTCGAGGCATTCAACGTCGGGGTCGAGGCGAGGTCCTTCACCGCCCTCGACCTGCACGAGCGCGACTACGGCGTCAACGTCTGGCCCGACGTCGCGGACTTCCGGCCCCGGGTCGAGCGATACTTCGCTCACGCGGCCCGCGTCGCCCGGACACTGACGACGATCTTCGCCGACGCACTCGGCGAGAGCGACGACTACTTCGACCCCCTCACCGACCATTCGATCGACGTGCTCCGGATGAACAACTACGCCCTTCCGGAGGGCCCGGTCACCCTGGACGGCGACCTCACCGGGATGGGTGAGCACACGGACTTCGGCATCGTGACGGTGCTGTGGGCGGACCGCGTCGCCGGTCTGCAGGTACTCGGCACCGACGGTGTGTGGCACGACGTCGCACCGGCCGAGAACGCCCTGTTGATCAACCTCGGAGATCTCACCGCCCGGCTGACGAACGACCGGTGGATGTCCACGCTGCACCGGGTCAAGCCGCCCGTCGTCGACGGCACCATCATGCGTCGACGTTCGGTGGCGTTCTTCCACGACGGCAATGCCGACGCCGTGATCTCCACCCTGCCGAGCCATCTCGACGCCGACGGCGGCCTGGCGTACGAGCCGATCACGGTCCGTGACCACATCGCGGCCAAGCTGGCCGGCAGTCGCCAGGGCAAGGCGAACACGGCGGCGGTCCGTGAGGCCGCACGCGTGCTCGCGGCGCACGGCGCCACCAACGACGGCGGCACGGGCCGATGA
- a CDS encoding helix-turn-helix domain-containing protein — translation MDDDQRELASAVGTTLRTARLDADLTLNELAKRTGLSQPFLSQAENGRSLPSLINLHRVAQALGTTAHAILERSARIPTTLVEARVSRSFEVSPGATVRFCAPGGRTMQPNEVTAAARTCADSSTVHPGEEFVYVVEGQVRIEVDGEEPYLLAAGDTLYYPATVPHRWFNDSDEQARFLMVSSPPGF, via the coding sequence ATGGACGACGACCAGCGTGAACTCGCCTCCGCGGTCGGGACGACGCTGAGGACCGCACGGCTGGATGCCGACCTCACCCTCAACGAGCTGGCGAAGCGGACGGGCCTGTCGCAGCCGTTTCTCAGCCAGGCCGAGAACGGCAGGTCCCTCCCCAGCCTGATCAATCTCCATCGAGTGGCCCAGGCGCTGGGAACCACCGCGCACGCGATTCTCGAACGCAGTGCCCGGATCCCGACCACGCTGGTCGAAGCCCGGGTGAGTCGCAGTTTCGAGGTCTCGCCCGGAGCAACCGTGCGGTTCTGCGCTCCCGGTGGCCGCACGATGCAACCGAACGAGGTGACCGCGGCGGCCCGCACCTGCGCCGACTCGTCGACCGTGCATCCAGGTGAGGAGTTCGTCTACGTCGTCGAGGGGCAGGTGCGTATCGAGGTCGACGGGGAGGAGCCGTACCTGCTCGCAGCCGGGGACACCCTCTACTATCCGGCGACCGTGCCACACCGGTGGTTCAACGATTCCGACGAGCAGGCCCGGTTCCTCATGGTCAGCTCGCCGCCCGGGTTCTGA
- a CDS encoding SAM-dependent methyltransferase: MDHTHTTEVDAPASELWDAKYLERERIWSGAPNLVLVEETADLQPGTALELGAGEGADAIWLAKKGWQVTAVDVSAVALGRAAQHATDEGVADRIGWEQMDLAAEFPEGEFDLVSAHYFHSHGELPREQILGSAADAVAVGGVLLVVGHAGPPSWVTDHDHGDLPTPTEVYEGLRPRDGEWEILSCRELQVPMTAPDGSAGARSDNVLKIRRLVPAEQKRT, from the coding sequence ATGGACCACACGCACACCACCGAAGTCGACGCCCCCGCGAGCGAACTCTGGGACGCGAAGTATCTCGAGCGGGAACGGATCTGGAGCGGCGCGCCCAACCTCGTGCTCGTGGAGGAGACCGCGGACCTGCAGCCCGGAACCGCGCTCGAATTGGGAGCGGGCGAAGGCGCGGATGCGATCTGGCTCGCGAAGAAGGGCTGGCAGGTCACCGCGGTGGACGTCTCCGCGGTGGCGCTCGGTCGTGCGGCGCAGCATGCGACGGACGAAGGGGTGGCCGACCGGATCGGATGGGAACAGATGGATCTGGCGGCCGAGTTCCCGGAGGGCGAGTTCGATCTGGTCTCCGCCCACTACTTCCACTCGCACGGCGAGCTACCCCGCGAGCAGATCCTCGGATCGGCGGCCGACGCCGTGGCCGTCGGCGGCGTGTTGCTGGTCGTCGGGCACGCCGGCCCACCCTCGTGGGTGACCGACCACGACCACGGGGATCTGCCCACCCCGACCGAGGTGTACGAGGGGCTCCGGCCACGCGACGGCGAATGGGAGATCCTGAGCTGCAGGGAGCTTCAGGTGCCGATGACGGCTCCGGACGGCAGTGCCGGGGCGCGTTCCGACAACGTCCTGAAGATCCGCAGGCTGGTGCCCGCGGAACAGAAGCGGACGTGA
- a CDS encoding LacI family DNA-binding transcriptional regulator, whose amino-acid sequence MTDRLARVPGRPPTLREIADRAGVHVSTASRVLRQPEPADGWSDAAQRVRRTAAELGYQPNLWAASLRTRRTTTLGVVMPRLTDGVVATMFQGIEETATAAGYSVLLSSPPDDLGAQRDAVDFLSGRQVDGLLLSSLHSPSEDFLASLSTRSLPMLQLNRHPDPTLPYVAGDDAQGGRLAARHLVERGYTDLAVIAGPAHATTAQERLFGFRNGLSEYGIDLPDDRVRRTGFDVAGGVAAATSLLDRPDRPRAIFAVSDTVAIGVIGVARDLGLTIPDDLGLVGYNDIPVAAQLPVPLTTIRSPARLIGATGVHLLLDLVAGRDVESAVLPVELVERASSSAARTRPR is encoded by the coding sequence GTGACCGATCGCCTTGCCCGCGTGCCCGGGCGCCCGCCCACCCTGCGGGAGATCGCGGACCGGGCCGGGGTCCACGTCTCCACCGCCTCGCGCGTACTCCGCCAGCCGGAACCCGCCGACGGGTGGTCCGACGCCGCCCAACGGGTCCGCCGCACCGCCGCGGAGCTGGGGTACCAGCCCAACCTGTGGGCGGCGAGCCTGCGCACCCGGCGGACGACGACCCTCGGCGTGGTCATGCCACGGCTCACCGACGGAGTGGTGGCGACGATGTTCCAGGGCATCGAGGAGACCGCCACCGCGGCGGGATACTCCGTCCTGCTCTCCAGCCCGCCGGACGACCTCGGCGCCCAGCGCGACGCCGTCGACTTCCTGTCCGGCCGTCAGGTGGACGGGCTGCTGCTGAGCAGTCTGCACAGCCCGAGCGAGGACTTCCTCGCCTCGCTGTCGACCCGATCACTGCCGATGCTGCAGCTCAACCGGCACCCGGACCCGACGCTGCCCTATGTGGCCGGAGACGACGCACAGGGCGGCCGTCTCGCGGCTCGTCACCTCGTCGAACGCGGGTACACCGATCTCGCGGTCATCGCGGGCCCCGCGCACGCGACGACGGCCCAGGAACGACTGTTCGGCTTTCGGAACGGATTGTCCGAGTATGGAATCGACCTCCCCGACGACCGGGTGCGACGGACGGGCTTCGACGTCGCGGGCGGTGTCGCGGCAGCCACCTCACTACTCGACCGCCCGGACCGCCCCCGGGCGATCTTCGCGGTCAGCGACACCGTCGCGATCGGCGTCATCGGGGTCGCGCGCGATCTGGGGCTGACGATCCCGGACGACCTCGGGCTGGTCGGCTACAACGACATCCCGGTGGCGGCCCAGTTGCCGGTTCCGCTGACCACGATCCGCTCGCCCGCACGGCTCATCGGGGCCACCGGGGTCCACCTCCTGCTCGACCTCGTCGCCGGGCGTGATGTCGAATCAGCCGTTCTCCCCGTGGAACTCGTCGAACGTGCGTCCTCGTCCGCCGCACGCACCCGCCCGCGCTGA
- a CDS encoding acyl-CoA dehydrogenase family protein: MSDAQTLAELFALDTLLDPEEIAIRDTVRKFASERIRPHIAEWFEAGALPVRDLARELGGLGLLGMHLEGYGCAGTSATSYGLACLEVEAVDSGIRSLVSVQGSLAMFAIHHYGSEEQKQQWLPGMAAGTTIGCFGLTEPDFGSNPGGMRTHAKRDGDDWVLNGTKMWITNGSVADVAVVWARTEDGIRGFVVPTDSPGFSAPEITAKMSLRASVTSELVLEDVRLPAEAMLPEAKGLSGPLGCLNEARFGIVFGALGAARDCLETAIEYATQRTVFDKSLAAYQITQVKIADMALELGKGHLLAYHLGRRKDAGTLRPEQVSTGKLNNVREAIAIARECRTILGANGITLEYPVIRHANNLESVLTYEGTSEVHQLTIGRALTGEAAFR, encoded by the coding sequence ATGTCAGACGCCCAGACCCTCGCCGAACTGTTCGCCCTCGACACCCTGCTCGATCCCGAGGAGATCGCGATCCGCGACACGGTGCGGAAGTTCGCGAGCGAGCGGATCCGCCCCCACATCGCCGAGTGGTTCGAGGCAGGGGCGCTGCCGGTACGGGATCTCGCCCGGGAACTGGGGGGCCTCGGACTCCTCGGTATGCACCTCGAGGGTTACGGCTGCGCGGGCACCAGTGCGACGTCCTACGGGCTGGCCTGCCTCGAAGTCGAGGCCGTCGACTCGGGGATCCGTAGCCTCGTCTCGGTGCAGGGATCGCTCGCGATGTTCGCGATCCATCACTACGGCAGCGAGGAGCAGAAGCAGCAGTGGCTGCCGGGGATGGCGGCCGGAACGACGATCGGATGCTTCGGTCTCACCGAGCCCGACTTCGGATCCAACCCGGGCGGCATGCGCACCCACGCGAAGCGTGACGGCGACGACTGGGTGCTCAACGGCACGAAGATGTGGATCACCAACGGATCGGTCGCCGATGTCGCGGTGGTCTGGGCTCGGACCGAGGACGGCATCCGCGGATTCGTCGTCCCGACCGACAGCCCGGGCTTCTCCGCGCCCGAGATCACCGCCAAGATGTCGCTGCGTGCGTCCGTCACCTCGGAACTGGTGCTCGAGGACGTCCGGCTCCCGGCCGAGGCGATGCTCCCCGAGGCGAAGGGGCTCTCCGGGCCGCTCGGCTGCCTGAACGAGGCCCGGTTCGGGATCGTCTTCGGTGCGCTCGGTGCTGCGCGCGACTGCCTGGAGACGGCCATCGAGTACGCCACGCAGCGCACCGTCTTCGACAAGTCGCTCGCCGCGTACCAGATCACCCAGGTCAAGATCGCAGACATGGCGCTCGAACTGGGCAAGGGGCATCTGCTCGCGTACCACCTCGGTCGCCGCAAGGACGCCGGTACGCTCCGGCCGGAGCAGGTCAGCACCGGCAAGCTCAACAACGTGCGCGAGGCCATCGCCATCGCCCGCGAATGCCGAACCATCCTCGGCGCCAATGGAATCACCCTCGAGTACCCGGTCATCCGGCACGCGAACAACCTCGAGTCCGTTCTCACCTACGAGGGCACCTCGGAGGTGCACCAGCTCACGATCGGCCGCGCACTCACCGGCGAAGCCGCGTTCCGGTGA
- a CDS encoding CaiB/BaiF CoA transferase family protein — translation MTGAGALDGVLIADFGRVLAAPYATMLLADLGAEVVKIERPGHGDDTRHWGPPWSAEQSTYFQSVNRNKQSAAWDLRDPRDLASARALVARADVVVENLLPGTMEGFGLGYDAVRQDNPGIVYCSVTGFGGANLLPGYDLLVQAVGGLMSVTGPDEHTPTKVGVAMVDVVTGLHAAVGILAALRHRERTGQGQRVEVNLLSSLLAALTNQSSSYVAAGVVPAAMGNRHPSITPYELYETADRPLVLAVGNDRQFRSLAEVLGLGYLADDPRFETNARRVEHRDELRDQLVVALSAHSADHWFEALTRAGVPCGPVNDIAGAVALAERLGLAPVVEVGGREGEDSVRQVANPIRLGSTPVRYRTPPPRLGEHTEAVHRSLCAGRDGSSP, via the coding sequence GTGACCGGCGCCGGCGCGCTCGACGGGGTGCTGATCGCCGACTTCGGACGCGTCCTCGCAGCTCCCTACGCGACGATGCTGCTCGCCGATCTCGGTGCTGAAGTGGTGAAGATCGAACGGCCCGGGCACGGAGACGACACGCGTCACTGGGGCCCGCCGTGGTCCGCGGAGCAGTCGACGTACTTCCAGTCGGTCAACCGCAACAAGCAGTCGGCCGCGTGGGACCTGCGCGATCCACGTGACCTCGCGTCGGCCCGTGCACTCGTGGCCCGCGCCGACGTGGTGGTGGAGAACCTGCTTCCCGGCACGATGGAAGGCTTCGGACTGGGGTACGACGCGGTGCGGCAGGACAATCCGGGCATCGTGTACTGCTCGGTGACCGGGTTCGGTGGAGCGAATCTCCTCCCGGGTTACGACCTGCTGGTCCAGGCGGTGGGTGGGCTGATGAGTGTCACCGGGCCGGACGAGCACACCCCGACCAAGGTCGGTGTCGCGATGGTGGATGTCGTGACCGGGTTGCATGCGGCGGTCGGTATTCTTGCCGCGCTGCGCCACCGGGAGCGCACCGGGCAGGGGCAGCGGGTCGAGGTGAACCTGCTGTCGTCGCTGCTGGCCGCGCTCACGAACCAGTCCTCGTCCTACGTCGCGGCCGGGGTCGTGCCGGCGGCGATGGGAAACCGACATCCCAGTATCACGCCGTACGAGTTGTACGAGACCGCCGATCGGCCGTTGGTGCTCGCCGTCGGAAACGATCGCCAGTTCCGCTCGCTCGCTGAGGTTCTCGGCCTCGGGTATCTGGCCGACGACCCCCGGTTCGAGACCAACGCTCGGCGCGTGGAGCACCGGGACGAGTTGCGGGACCAACTCGTCGTCGCCCTGTCCGCGCACTCGGCGGATCACTGGTTCGAGGCGCTGACCCGGGCCGGTGTTCCCTGTGGTCCCGTCAACGACATCGCCGGGGCCGTCGCGCTCGCCGAACGGCTGGGCCTCGCACCGGTGGTGGAGGTCGGCGGACGCGAGGGCGAGGACTCGGTTCGTCAGGTGGCCAACCCGATTCGACTGGGATCGACCCCGGTTCGATACCGGACTCCCCCGCCTCGTCTCGGCGAGCACACCGAGGCGGTTCACCGATCACTGTGTGCCGGGCGCGACGGGTCGTCGCCGTAG
- the mbp1 gene encoding microaggregate-binding protein 1, translating to MPEENSGPTEGVKGVVEGVKGKAKEVAGAVAGDDELTREGRAQQDKADAQREVAEKEAAAEKARAEAAVQEERQRAEQE from the coding sequence GTGCCGGAGGAAAATTCGGGTCCCACCGAGGGAGTCAAGGGCGTCGTGGAAGGCGTCAAGGGTAAGGCGAAAGAGGTCGCGGGTGCCGTCGCGGGTGACGACGAGCTGACACGGGAAGGCCGGGCTCAACAGGACAAGGCCGACGCGCAGCGGGAAGTCGCCGAGAAGGAGGCCGCTGCGGAGAAGGCGCGCGCCGAGGCAGCTGTTCAAGAAGAACGGCAGCGCGCCGAGCAGGAGTAG